A window from Pedobacter africanus encodes these proteins:
- a CDS encoding L-threonylcarbamoyladenylate synthase: MLKQEIEKALTVLKNGGVILYPTDTVWGLGCDATNEQAVAKINDIKGRASDKSFIILLDTDAKLQSYVTEIPDVAYDLIEYAENPLTLVFPNAKNLAKNVINADGSVGIRIVKHDFCNQLIQRFRKPITSTSANISGQPTPLFFDDISDEVKAAVDHIVDWEQGLKTNKKPSTIMKLAPGGQFSFIRR; the protein is encoded by the coding sequence ATGCTGAAACAAGAAATCGAAAAAGCACTGACTGTTTTAAAAAATGGAGGGGTCATCCTCTATCCTACCGATACCGTATGGGGATTAGGCTGTGATGCAACAAACGAACAGGCTGTTGCCAAAATAAACGACATCAAAGGCCGTGCATCAGATAAAAGCTTCATTATACTTTTAGACACTGATGCCAAACTTCAAAGCTATGTAACAGAAATACCAGATGTTGCTTATGACCTGATCGAATATGCAGAAAATCCACTAACCCTGGTATTTCCAAACGCAAAGAACCTGGCAAAAAATGTGATAAATGCGGATGGTAGTGTGGGCATTAGAATTGTTAAACATGATTTTTGCAATCAACTCATCCAAAGGTTCCGAAAACCGATCACCTCCACTTCAGCAAATATATCAGGGCAACCTACTCCTCTTTTTTTTGATGACATCAGTGACGAAGTAAAAGCTGCTGTCGATCATATTGTAGATTGGGAACAAGGGCTTAAAACCAATAAAAAGCCGTCAACCATAATGAAATTGGCCCCTGGTGGTCAATTTTCCTTTATTAGAAGGTAA